A genomic window from Streptomyces sp. 846.5 includes:
- the topA gene encoding type I DNA topoisomerase, translated as MSPTNKTAREGQRLVIVESPAKAKTIKGYLGPGYVVEASVGHIRDLPGTAAEVPDGYTGEVRRLGIDVEHNFEPIYVVNADKKSQVAKLKSLLKDADELFLATDEDREGEAIAWHLQEVLRPKVPVHRMVFHEITKDAIQAAVNNPRELNQRLVDAQETRRILDRLYGYEVSPVLWKKVMPKLSAGRVQSVATRLVVERERERIAFRSASYWDLTAVFGSDLSKSGKGTQGGDPGTFGARLSAVDGRRVASGRDFDSLGQLKSASAQAQVLHLDEDAARTLAAALADTAFRVRSVEAKPYRRSPYAPFRTTTMQQEAGRKLGFGAKRAMDVAQKLYENGFITYMRTDSTTLSETAIGAARAQVEQLYGREYLPDVPRVYTGKVKNAQEAHEAIRPSGDRFRTPAETGLRGDEFRLYELIWMRTVASQMKDAVGQSVTVKVAGTSADGRDAEFSATGKIITFHGFLKAYVEGRDDPDAELDDRERRLPPVAEGDALSAEEIELDGHATKPPARFTEASLIKELEDREIGRPSTYAAIIDTIVARRYVFKKGTALVPSFLALAVVRLLEEHFGRLVDYDFTAKMENDLDGIARGEAESVPWLRRFYYGEAAEGAAASSAADAGNGDGDHLGGLKELVTDLGAIDAREISSFPVADSGIMLRVGRYGPYVERGEQRADVPDELAPDELTVELAEELLAKPSGVRELGQDPVSGNEIVAKDGRYGPYFTEVLPEGTPKTGKNAVKPRTQSLLSTMNLDTVTLEDALKVFGLPRVVGADADGVEITAQNGRYGPYLKKGTDSRSLENEEQMFTVTLDEALAIYAQPKARGRAAAKPPLKELGVDPVSERPVVVKDGRFGAYVTDGETNATLRRDDSVEEITPERGYELLAEKRAKGPVKKTAKKAPAKKAPAKKTAAKKATTTVRKTAAKTAAAKTAAKTTTAAVAKKAPAKKAPAEKASASASAE; from the coding sequence GTGTCCCCGACCAACAAGACCGCACGCGAAGGTCAGCGACTCGTGATCGTCGAGTCGCCGGCCAAGGCGAAGACGATCAAGGGCTATCTCGGCCCCGGATATGTGGTCGAGGCGAGTGTCGGGCATATCCGCGACCTCCCCGGCACGGCCGCCGAGGTGCCGGACGGCTACACCGGCGAGGTGCGCCGGCTCGGCATCGACGTCGAGCACAACTTCGAGCCCATCTATGTCGTCAACGCCGACAAGAAGTCCCAGGTCGCCAAGCTCAAGTCGCTGCTGAAGGACGCCGACGAACTCTTCCTCGCCACCGATGAGGACCGCGAGGGGGAGGCCATCGCCTGGCACCTCCAGGAAGTGCTGCGCCCCAAGGTGCCGGTGCACCGCATGGTGTTCCACGAGATCACCAAGGACGCCATCCAGGCCGCCGTCAACAACCCGCGCGAGCTGAACCAGCGCCTGGTCGACGCCCAGGAGACGCGCCGCATCCTCGACCGCCTCTACGGCTACGAGGTCTCCCCGGTGCTCTGGAAGAAGGTCATGCCGAAGCTCTCGGCGGGCCGGGTCCAGTCCGTGGCGACCCGCCTGGTGGTCGAGCGCGAGCGCGAGCGGATCGCCTTCCGCTCCGCCTCCTACTGGGACCTCACCGCGGTCTTCGGCAGCGACCTTTCAAAGAGTGGCAAGGGCACCCAGGGCGGAGACCCCGGCACCTTCGGAGCCCGGCTCTCCGCCGTGGACGGCCGCCGGGTCGCCTCCGGCCGCGACTTCGACTCGCTGGGGCAGCTGAAGTCCGCCTCCGCCCAGGCCCAGGTGCTGCACCTGGACGAGGACGCCGCCCGCACCCTGGCCGCCGCCCTCGCGGACACCGCCTTCCGGGTCCGCAGCGTCGAGGCCAAGCCCTACCGCCGCTCCCCGTACGCGCCGTTCCGCACCACGACCATGCAGCAGGAGGCCGGACGCAAGCTGGGCTTCGGCGCCAAGCGGGCCATGGACGTGGCGCAGAAGCTGTACGAGAACGGCTTCATCACCTATATGCGTACCGACTCGACCACGCTGTCGGAGACGGCGATCGGCGCCGCCCGCGCCCAGGTCGAGCAGCTCTACGGCCGCGAGTACCTGCCGGACGTGCCCCGGGTCTACACCGGCAAGGTCAAGAACGCGCAGGAGGCGCACGAGGCGATCCGCCCCTCCGGCGACCGCTTCCGCACCCCGGCCGAGACCGGGCTGCGCGGCGACGAGTTCCGGCTCTACGAGCTGATCTGGATGCGCACCGTCGCCTCGCAGATGAAGGACGCCGTCGGCCAGTCCGTCACCGTCAAGGTGGCCGGCACCTCCGCCGACGGCCGGGACGCCGAGTTCTCCGCCACCGGCAAGATCATCACCTTCCACGGCTTCCTCAAGGCCTATGTCGAGGGCCGCGACGACCCGGACGCCGAGCTGGACGACCGCGAGCGCCGGCTGCCGCCGGTCGCCGAGGGCGACGCCCTCAGCGCCGAGGAGATCGAGCTCGACGGCCACGCCACCAAGCCCCCGGCCCGCTTCACCGAGGCCTCGCTGATCAAGGAGCTGGAGGACCGCGAGATCGGCCGTCCCTCCACCTACGCCGCGATCATCGACACCATCGTGGCCCGCCGCTACGTCTTCAAGAAGGGGACGGCGCTGGTTCCGTCCTTCCTGGCGCTGGCAGTGGTCCGGCTGCTGGAGGAGCACTTCGGCCGCCTGGTCGACTACGACTTCACCGCGAAGATGGAGAACGACCTCGACGGCATCGCCCGCGGCGAGGCCGAGTCGGTGCCCTGGCTGCGCCGCTTCTACTACGGCGAGGCGGCCGAGGGCGCCGCGGCCTCCTCCGCCGCCGACGCCGGCAACGGCGACGGCGACCACCTCGGCGGCCTCAAGGAACTGGTCACCGACCTCGGCGCGATCGACGCCCGGGAGATCAGCTCCTTCCCGGTCGCGGACAGCGGCATCATGCTGCGCGTCGGCCGCTACGGCCCGTACGTGGAGCGCGGCGAGCAGCGCGCCGACGTCCCCGACGAGCTGGCCCCCGACGAGCTCACCGTCGAGCTGGCCGAGGAACTGCTGGCCAAGCCCAGCGGCGTCCGCGAGCTGGGCCAGGACCCGGTCAGCGGCAACGAGATCGTGGCCAAGGACGGCCGCTACGGCCCGTACTTCACCGAGGTGCTGCCCGAGGGCACGCCCAAGACCGGCAAGAACGCGGTCAAGCCGCGCACCCAGTCGCTGCTGTCCACCATGAACCTGGACACGGTCACCCTGGAGGACGCGCTCAAGGTCTTCGGCCTGCCGCGGGTCGTCGGCGCCGACGCCGACGGCGTGGAGATCACCGCGCAGAACGGCCGCTACGGCCCGTACCTCAAGAAGGGCACCGACTCGCGCTCCCTCGAGAACGAGGAGCAGATGTTCACGGTGACCCTGGACGAGGCGCTGGCGATCTACGCCCAGCCCAAGGCGCGTGGACGGGCCGCCGCCAAGCCGCCGCTGAAGGAGCTGGGCGTCGACCCGGTCAGCGAGCGTCCGGTGGTGGTCAAGGACGGCCGCTTCGGCGCCTATGTCACCGACGGGGAGACCAATGCGACGCTGCGCCGTGACGACAGCGTCGAGGAGATCACCCCGGAGCGCGGCTACGAGCTGCTGGCCGAGAAGCGCGCCAAGGGTCCGGTGAAGAAGACCGCCAAGAAGGCCCCGGCCAAGAAGGCCCCCGCGAAGAAGACGGCGGCCAAGAAGGCGACGACCACGGTCAGGAAGACCGCCGCCAAGACGGCGGCGGCCAAGACCGCGGCCAAGACGACCACGGCGGCCGTCGCCAAGAAGGCTCCGGCGAAGAAAGCCCCGGCCGAGAAGGCCTCCGCCTCCGCCTCGGCCGAGTAG